Proteins from a genomic interval of Clostridium sp. 'deep sea':
- a CDS encoding DUF4342 domain-containing protein produces the protein MSINIEKVDLLMERANIGYKEAYELLQQHNGSVIEALVYLEKTEKTKPCYQHQTGNNEPSTVDNIQNFISETHQKRFVVSNEERKVVDLPLTVAGIAGVIAFPVAVPLIALGLVTGHKIDIKNKAVKVDENCNETCTDNNITSQISVQK, from the coding sequence ATGTCTATAAATATTGAAAAAGTAGATTTACTAATGGAAAGAGCCAATATTGGCTATAAAGAGGCTTATGAGCTTCTACAACAACATAATGGTAGTGTGATAGAGGCTCTGGTTTATTTAGAAAAAACCGAAAAAACTAAACCATGTTATCAACATCAAACTGGTAATAACGAACCAAGTACCGTAGATAACATTCAGAACTTTATTAGCGAAACTCATCAAAAAAGATTTGTAGTTAGTAATGAAGAACGTAAGGTTGTAGACCTACCATTAACAGTGGCTGGAATTGCTGGTGTTATTGCTTTTCCAGTAGCTGTACCACTTATTGCACTAGGCCTTGTTACAGGACATAAAATTGACATTAAGAATAAAGCTGTTAAGGTGGATGAAAACTGTAATGAAACTTGCACAGATAACAATATAACAAGCCAAATTTCAGTTCAAAAATAA
- a CDS encoding PspC domain-containing protein, with protein sequence MATQLYRSRSNKRLGGVCAGVAEYFGIDVTLVRLVTLLLVFWGGGFIFYLIAWIILPEESAYHHNGDPMLKSAHSGDKKYLLGWGLVIFASSMIFKRYLPYIPFKQYLWPVLLLFIGYWLITKGKSNNKY encoded by the coding sequence ATGGCAACTCAACTATATCGCTCACGGTCTAATAAAAGACTAGGTGGCGTATGTGCGGGTGTTGCTGAGTATTTTGGCATTGATGTTACTCTAGTTAGGTTAGTAACACTATTATTAGTATTTTGGGGTGGTGGCTTTATATTTTATTTAATAGCTTGGATAATTCTACCCGAAGAATCAGCTTATCATCATAATGGCGATCCAATGTTAAAAAGCGCTCACTCGGGAGATAAAAAATATCTTTTAGGTTGGGGATTAGTGATTTTTGCATCTTCAATGATATTTAAAAGATATTTACCTTATATACCATTTAAACAATATTTATGGCCAGTTTTACTTCTTTTTATTGGTTACTGGTTGATAACAAAAGGCAAAAGCAATAATAAATATTAA
- a CDS encoding 4Fe-4S binding protein: protein MRKLKVDSSKCIGCGQCEIVCSKAFFKVEDAKKSAIRVTEENGENKITVCVQCGKCIDICPVNAISQDKNGVIRIDKNKCVGCLSCVGFCDYLAMYYHHDEVVPFKCVACGLCANSCPTGALTLEK, encoded by the coding sequence TTGCGTAAACTTAAAGTAGATAGCAGTAAATGTATTGGATGCGGACAATGTGAAATAGTTTGTTCAAAAGCCTTTTTTAAAGTAGAGGATGCCAAGAAGTCAGCTATTAGAGTTACTGAAGAGAATGGTGAAAATAAAATTACTGTATGTGTTCAGTGTGGAAAATGTATAGATATTTGCCCTGTTAATGCAATAAGCCAAGATAAAAATGGTGTAATACGTATTGATAAGAATAAATGCGTTGGATGTTTATCTTGTGTTGGTTTTTGTGATTACTTAGCTATGTATTATCATCATGATGAAGTTGTTCCTTTTAAATGCGTGGCTTGTGGCTTGTGTGCAAACTCATGTCCTACAGGGGCCCTAACACTAGAGAAATAG
- a CDS encoding M23 family metallopeptidase, protein MSKDKNGFALIIAPFSGDKPISINITYASIKIALVALVCFVITLFVGVNSYLQYKSYADDYERVLADNKVLQDQVLEFAAVTESLKEQVNNMKSFDSSIRDMLEMDAKNPQPQSAVPYKSNTKILTTSKNEITTAASVFNINASRYTLGNRSVLSRTLSELGKNLNVLTNQVPVQSDSLENLEEEVVIYTKTLAATPDIWPARAIITSPFGYRRSPFGIGRDYHYGIDIGVGYNTAIKSTAPGTIITAKYSYGYGYHIIVNHGMGFKTLYAHLSKFKVQVGDKVEKGDIIAYSGNSGRSTGAHLHYEVRYNNQRKNPINYLPK, encoded by the coding sequence TTGAGTAAAGATAAGAACGGCTTTGCCTTAATTATTGCTCCGTTCTCTGGAGACAAGCCTATATCAATTAATATTACATATGCTTCAATTAAAATAGCCCTAGTTGCGTTAGTTTGCTTTGTTATAACTCTATTTGTAGGCGTAAATAGTTACTTACAATATAAATCTTATGCAGATGATTATGAAAGAGTTTTGGCAGACAATAAGGTTCTGCAAGACCAAGTTTTAGAGTTTGCTGCGGTTACAGAGAGCTTAAAAGAGCAAGTTAACAATATGAAGAGTTTTGATAGTTCCATTAGAGACATGCTGGAAATGGATGCCAAAAATCCACAACCCCAATCTGCTGTTCCATATAAATCAAATACAAAAATTCTTACTACATCAAAAAATGAGATAACCACAGCTGCATCTGTATTTAATATTAATGCTAGCAGATATACATTAGGTAACAGAAGTGTTCTTTCTAGAACTTTATCTGAATTAGGCAAAAATCTTAATGTATTAACAAACCAGGTGCCAGTGCAAAGTGATAGCCTCGAAAATTTGGAGGAAGAGGTTGTTATTTATACAAAAACGCTAGCTGCTACTCCAGATATTTGGCCAGCTAGAGCAATAATAACATCACCTTTTGGCTACAGAAGGTCACCTTTTGGCATTGGTAGAGATTATCATTATGGAATAGATATAGGAGTAGGATACAATACCGCTATTAAATCAACTGCCCCAGGTACTATAATTACTGCTAAATATTCATATGGCTATGGGTATCATATAATAGTTAATCATGGAATGGGTTTTAAAACATTATATGCTCACCTAAGTAAGTTTAAAGTACAGGTTGGAGATAAAGTCGAAAAGGGCGATATAATTGCCTATTCTGGCAATAGTGGTAGAAGTACCGGTGCTCATTTGCATTATGAAGTTCGTTATAATAATCAGAGAAAAAATCCTATTAATTATTTACCTAAATAA
- a CDS encoding MraY family glycosyltransferase — translation MANSNVFFAGLVSFIMVLVLTPFVKKFAFRVGAVDHPNSRRINKVPIPSLGGLGIIISFFIGVLLFGELNKEIIWILTGTSIIALMGLLDDIKDLSPWLKLIIQFGTAALVVIMGGVRINFIRLPFSSIYIGFGVFAIPITMFWITGVTNALNFIDGLDGLAAGTAGIASTTLLIVAMQQNTLAIAVLLAALVGSCLGFLKYNFNPAQIFMGDTGALPLGFILATVSVHGLMKSATTIAIAVPVLALGLPLFDTSIAVVRRLLNGKSPFHADRGHLHHKLLDRGLSQKQAVGILYSMSLFCGCLALVLYSGFNTLSLVAFVSILGLILIRGNKYLNFSKNEVERDNNQEINS, via the coding sequence ATGGCTAATAGCAATGTTTTTTTTGCTGGCTTAGTTTCCTTTATAATGGTACTTGTTTTAACTCCGTTTGTTAAAAAATTTGCCTTTAGGGTAGGGGCTGTTGATCATCCTAACAGTAGAAGAATAAATAAAGTACCAATTCCTTCATTAGGTGGATTAGGTATTATCATATCTTTTTTTATTGGGGTATTATTATTTGGAGAACTTAATAAAGAAATAATTTGGATTTTAACTGGGACAAGCATTATTGCACTTATGGGTTTATTAGATGATATTAAAGACTTATCTCCCTGGCTAAAGTTAATAATTCAGTTTGGAACTGCTGCATTAGTTGTAATAATGGGTGGAGTAAGAATTAACTTTATAAGATTACCATTTAGTTCAATCTATATTGGATTTGGTGTATTTGCAATACCTATTACAATGTTTTGGATTACTGGTGTTACAAATGCTTTAAATTTTATTGATGGTTTAGATGGACTAGCTGCAGGTACTGCAGGAATAGCCTCCACTACTTTATTAATAGTAGCAATGCAACAAAATACTTTAGCAATAGCAGTTTTATTAGCCGCTTTAGTTGGTAGCTGCTTAGGATTTTTAAAGTATAATTTTAACCCTGCTCAAATTTTTATGGGTGACACTGGGGCATTGCCACTAGGGTTTATATTGGCAACAGTTAGTGTTCATGGCTTAATGAAGAGTGCAACAACTATAGCAATTGCTGTTCCTGTTTTGGCATTGGGATTACCTTTATTTGATACTAGCATAGCCGTTGTAAGACGATTATTAAATGGTAAATCACCATTTCATGCTGATAGAGGACATTTACATCACAAGCTTTTGGATAGGGGATTAAGTCAAAAACAAGCTGTAGGCATTTTATATTCAATGAGTTTATTCTGTGGTTGTTTGGCTCTAGTATTGTATTCTGGCTTTAATACTTTGAGTCTTGTTGCCTTTGTATCTATATTAGGATTAATTTTGATTAGAGGTAATAAGTATCTTAATTTCAGTAAAAACGAAGTTGAAAGAGACAATAACCAAGAAATTAATAGTTAA
- a CDS encoding polymer-forming cytoskeletal protein has translation MFGKTNNSNVSSDYKGKTGKMETIIGPQTEFNGVLKCTGVVRVDGRVTGKIVAENSTIIVGAEGFVDAGVTAKHMIISGEVHGNLEVQGTLELLSTGKLYGYVTALGLQISDGALFRGNCDMLKTEPKKVFKPDNEVEK, from the coding sequence ATGTTTGGCAAAACTAATAATAGTAACGTAAGTTCGGATTATAAAGGCAAAACTGGTAAGATGGAAACAATTATAGGACCCCAAACAGAGTTTAACGGGGTACTAAAGTGTACTGGTGTTGTAAGGGTAGATGGCAGAGTTACTGGTAAAATTGTTGCCGAAAATTCTACTATTATAGTTGGAGCAGAGGGCTTTGTTGATGCAGGGGTTACCGCTAAGCATATGATTATTAGTGGTGAAGTACATGGTAATTTAGAGGTTCAAGGTACACTTGAATTGTTATCAACAGGTAAATTATATGGATACGTTACTGCACTAGGTTTACAAATTTCTGATGGGGCATTATTTAGAGGTAACTGTGATATGCTTAAAACAGAACCTAAAAAGGTTTTTAAGCCCGATAATGAAGTTGAAAAGTAA
- a CDS encoding GerMN domain-containing protein codes for MNKKCYKWIAICLFVVAGLWLGLKMASYEHICLYYPDSNGEWLECEQRRVLKVDKTLKADMIMEELIKGPNKEGFFNPIPEGTVLLPLYTEKPKIKIENGLATVNLSYDFIKNHPGGSTGEIMTLGAIVNSLTELKEISEVQLLINGEKYDSLAGHFSIREPMSRMEELIKPKK; via the coding sequence ATGAATAAAAAGTGTTATAAATGGATTGCAATATGTCTTTTTGTGGTAGCTGGATTATGGCTAGGATTAAAAATGGCAAGTTATGAGCATATCTGTTTATATTATCCTGATTCTAATGGTGAATGGCTAGAGTGTGAGCAACGCAGAGTACTAAAAGTAGATAAAACACTAAAAGCAGATATGATAATGGAAGAACTCATTAAAGGACCCAACAAAGAAGGATTTTTTAACCCCATACCTGAGGGAACAGTTTTACTTCCTTTATATACTGAAAAACCAAAAATAAAAATAGAGAATGGTTTAGCAACGGTAAATTTATCATATGATTTCATTAAAAATCACCCGGGTGGAAGTACAGGTGAGATAATGACCTTAGGTGCAATTGTAAATTCTTTAACTGAATTAAAAGAAATAAGTGAAGTGCAATTATTAATTAATGGTGAAAAATATGACTCCCTAGCTGGCCATTTTAGTATACGAGAGCCCATGTCTCGTATGGAGGAACTAATAAAACCCAAAAAATAA